A region of the Candidatus Acidiferrales bacterium genome:
AGCAGCGAGCATGGGGAGGTCGTTGGCACTATCGCCCAGAGCAAGCGAACGCAGGCGCACGTGCGAGGAGGCGCGATAAAGCTCAACCAGTCGGCGAACGGCCCGGCCCTTATCGCTGCCCGCGAACAGGTGCCAGAAGCGGCCACCACGCTGGACTTCCAGCCCGCGCCGCTTGGCAAGACGGACGAATCTTTGCGCCATTTGTTCGCCTGTGCCGACAAAGAAAAACGGCTCGTCGAAGTCGCGCTGGCGTGCCCGTTCGGCCTCGCGCAACGGCAACCCGGTGTTCTGAGCGACCTCCCGCGCACTCATCTGGTGAAAGCCAACCACACACGCGCCGGTTTCTTCGGCAATCTCGTCGAGCTGTTCGACGATTTCAGAATAAGGGCGGGCGAGCGCCAGGCAGTGGTAGCGGCCGGCGCGCGTTGCGCCCTCGATGTGTTGGGGAAAGTAGCGCTGCGGGACAAAGATCCCACCACCGTTTTCCGTGACGAACGGATGGTTAATGCGTAGCTTTCGACGCAGAGCTTCCACTTCGGTGCGTGTCTTGCTCGTGCAGAAGACCAGGGGAACCTGACGGCGCTTGATCTCCTCGAGCGCCTCCCGGGCCGGCGCCCAAGAATAGGTGTAGTGGTCAAGCAGCGTCCCGTCCAGATCGGTGAAGATAACCAGTCGCTTGGGCAGCACGGTTATAAGTGCCGGAAAACTTCTTCGTTTTCAGGTGAGCGCGGCTTCATCTTCGATTGCAACCATTCGCGGGCCAAGTCACGCGCGCCCAACCCAAAGGCGATCGCTCCCGCGATCACGACGCCACCGAACAGGATGGCAAAGCTGACCAAGAGCGCCGTGCGGCCGATGCGGAGCTGTTCGAGTGCAATCACGACTGCCAGCATCATCACCAGCACGCGCACGCCCCCGGCGAGTAGCCGCGCCCCTGACCACTGTGCGTTCACCGCCGCCAGGAGCACACTGCGGGCCAGAAACTTGCTGATAAGCGACCCCAGCAGCAAAACCAAGACGGCGGTGATGATGTCAGGCACGTAGTGGATGAACCGCACCACAAGATCTTGCGTCATCTGAGTGTCAGCCGCGTTCAGCGCGAACAAGATGATGAACAACCAGAGCAAGCCCTGGACCAGCCGCGCCCCGAAGTCGCTGGGTGAGCGGAAGACACGCGCTCGCTCGATCGTGCTCGCCAGTCCCGTCCGCGCCACCAGGCGGTCGAAGCGTAGCGCAACCAGCAGGCGGTGGATCACCCGCCGTGCAAGATAGGCCACTGCGCCGCCGACGATCAGAATCAGCAGGATAGTAATCAGCGCCGGCAGAACGTGCGTCAGGTGCTCGGCCAGCCTGTGGAAGGGTTCAATGAATGCCTTCTCAAGCAGTCCTTGCATGAATCTTCTCCTTTCCCGCCCCCAAGCCCCAGCGCTCCGCCAGGTATGATTTCTCTGTCTCGAAGACCTGGCAGAGTTGCTCGATGCGTTCTTCTACCTCCCTGGCGTTGCTCTCGCGGACTTGGATGACAAAGGAGGCGGTGCGGCCCAGGTAGAGCGGCACCAGGGATTGCAGCAGATGTTCGCGGTCCAGCTTCTTGTGGTGATAGGCAGCCGCACATTCGTAGATCAAGTGCACCCAGAGCTCGTCAGAGATACGGAATTCTTCGCCCGCCTGTCCCGTGCAGGTTTTCAAGCCCTCGAGGGTTTCCTGAGAAAGAAAACTCTGGTAAACCTCGCGCAGGTCGTTGACGCCCTGGCAGAAGGCCTTGGTCATCCGTTCGACGTTGACCGTCATCGGTTCGACGCCTACGTCGAATGGAAAGCCGAACATCGGCACTGGCTCCGAGCCCTCGACGCCCTGCCAAACCGCCTCATAGCTCTCCATCAACCCGAAAACCGACCCCACCACCTGCCGGAACATGCTGGTCAAGTCGGCTCCCGGGTCCTTGACGTCGTGCAGCTTGGCGCCCAGATACGACTGCCCCACGCGAAATCCCTCAGCGATGGCCGTAAGCGTCATCCAGATGTCGATGCCGAATCGCGCCACGTCCGTCCCCCAAACGTCTTTTTCCAGGTACCGCGCCGCCAGCCGACCCGAAAAGCCGAAGTCGCCACCGATGGGCTGGCGCACGCGTTTTCCAAATAAGGCTCGCGTGATCGGGTAGATGATGCCGTTGGTGATCGTGCCGTCGTACTTATGCCGCAGGTAATAGGGCGCGATGTAATCGAATTGACGATCGAGGACGGGTCCCGCAAGTAGCTCCACCCAGTGCGGCGCGATGCTGCGCAGGTCGGAATCCACCACAACGCAGGCCTTCGCGTTCAACTGCCCGGCCACCGCAAAGATCGTCCGGAACGCACTGCCCTTGCCCGGTACGCCGTGGTAAGGCGTGCTGATCCGTTGGATGGGGTGGACGGGGTGCGAGATCAGCAGCAGCGAGTCCGGGTCAAGCTCGGCGCCGAGCACCACCTCGCGCGTGCCGTCTTTTGAACCACCATCGGAGTTGACGACGAGGGACTTCCGCTGCGGAAAATATTTTGCCAACCCTGCAGAGGCAGCCCTTACTACCTGCCCAATCGTCCGGGCATTGTTGTAACTTGGGATGCCGACGACGATCTCGACGTCACCAATCTCTTTCAGCCTGGTCAGCAGATCGTCTGGCAGGAAATTGTCCACGTTCCCATACCTCAAAGCACCGCGTCTTGCTCTTCCTTGTTATGCACGGCTGGCCGTAGCCGGCGTCCGCGTTCGACCACTGAACTCGGCGTTGTCGGCATCAACGGCATCGCGCACTGCTCCCAGGAAGCCGGGCAGCGCCGAACTGACCCGGTTCCAGTTCGGGATCAGCGGCGCGCCTAGGGGGTCCGCAAAGAAATCCTGGGTGGCGAGCTTGAGCGCCTCCGCGAAC
Encoded here:
- a CDS encoding HAD-IIB family hydrolase, encoding MLPKRLVIFTDLDGTLLDHYTYSWAPAREALEEIKRRQVPLVFCTSKTRTEVEALRRKLRINHPFVTENGGGIFVPQRYFPQHIEGATRAGRYHCLALARPYSEIVEQLDEIAEETGACVVGFHQMSAREVAQNTGLPLREAERARQRDFDEPFFFVGTGEQMAQRFVRLAKRRGLEVQRGGRFWHLFAGSDKGRAVRRLVELYRASSHVRLRSLALGDSANDLPMLAAVDVAVLLPKPDGVFDRQVIARLPGVTRGIAPGPVGWNDAVLGLLRSQRRKTEATRKTAY
- a CDS encoding cell wall biosynthesis glycosyltransferase, giving the protein MRYGNVDNFLPDDLLTRLKEIGDVEIVVGIPSYNNARTIGQVVRAASAGLAKYFPQRKSLVVNSDGGSKDGTREVVLGAELDPDSLLLISHPVHPIQRISTPYHGVPGKGSAFRTIFAVAGQLNAKACVVVDSDLRSIAPHWVELLAGPVLDRQFDYIAPYYLRHKYDGTITNGIIYPITRALFGKRVRQPIGGDFGFSGRLAARYLEKDVWGTDVARFGIDIWMTLTAIAEGFRVGQSYLGAKLHDVKDPGADLTSMFRQVVGSVFGLMESYEAVWQGVEGSEPVPMFGFPFDVGVEPMTVNVERMTKAFCQGVNDLREVYQSFLSQETLEGLKTCTGQAGEEFRISDELWVHLIYECAAAYHHKKLDREHLLQSLVPLYLGRTASFVIQVRESNAREVEERIEQLCQVFETEKSYLAERWGLGAGKEKIHARTA